Proteins from a genomic interval of Ictalurus furcatus strain D&B chromosome 2, Billie_1.0, whole genome shotgun sequence:
- the rarab gene encoding retinoic acid receptor alpha-B yields the protein MVYTCHREKSCIINKVTRNRCQYCRLQKCLEVGMSKESVRNDRNKKKKEEKKPECSESYVMSPDTEQMIERVRKAHQDTFPSLCQLGKYTTNNSADHRVSLDVDLWDKFSELSTKCIIKTVEFAKQLPGFTTLTIADQITLLKAACLDILILRICTRYTPDQDTMTFSDGLTLNRTQMHNAGFGPLTDLVFAFANQLLPLEMDDAETGLLSAICLLCGDRQDLEESDKVDILQEPLLEALKIYVRRRRPHKPHMFPKMLMKITDLRSISAKGAERVITLKMEIPGSMPPLIQEMLENSEGLEGSSMNPPGSCSPSLSPSSIHSSPSTHSP from the exons ATGGTGTACACATGCCACCGAGAGAAGAGCTGCATCATCAACAAGGTCACACGCAACCGCTGCCAGTACTGTCGCCTGCAGAAGTGCCTAGAAGTGGGCATGTCCAaagagt CGGTCCGGAACGACcggaacaagaagaagaaggaggagaagaagccGGAGTGTTCCGAGAGCTACGTGATGAGTCCCGACACGGAGCAGATGATCGAGCGCGTGAGAAAAGCTCACCAGGACACCTTTCCGTCGCTGTGCCAGCTGGGCAAATACACCACG AACAACAGCGCCGATCACAGAGTCTCTCTGGACGTGGACCTGTGGGACAAATTCAGCGAACTTTCCACCAAGTGCATCATCAAAACCGTGGAGTTCGCCAAGCAGCTGCCCGGCTTCACCACGCTGACCATCGCCGATCAGATCACGCTGCTCAAAGCGGCCTGCCTCGACATCctg ATTTTGCGGATCTGCACGCGCTACACTCCGGATCAGGACACCATGACGTTCTCGGACGGACTGACGCTGAACCGGACGCAGATGCACAACGCCGGATTCGGGCCGCTGACCGACCTCGTGTTCGCCTTCGCTAATCAGCTGCTGCCGCTGGAGATGGACGACGCGGAGACGGGCCTGCTCAGCGCCATCTGCCTGCTCTGTGGAG ACCGTCAGGACTTGGAGGAGTCGGACAAGGTCGACATCCTGCAGGAGCCGCTGCTCGAAGCCTTGAAGATCTacgtgaggaggaggaggcctCATAAACCACACATGTTCCCCAAAATGCTGATGAAGATCACAGACCTCAGGAGCATCAGCGCTAAAG GAGCGGAGCGAGTGATCACGCTGAAGATGGAGATCCCCGGCTCCATGCCTCCACTCATCCAGGAGATGCTGGAGAACTCGGAGGGTTTAGAGGGCAGCAGCATGAATCCTCCCGGCAGCTGCAGCCCGAGTCTCTCACCCAGCTCAATACACAGCAGCCCGTCAACACACTCGCCCTGa